One genomic region from Acidobacteriota bacterium encodes:
- a CDS encoding bifunctional riboflavin kinase/FAD synthetase yields MDLIYFPDGPRPHWPQPVLALGNFDGLHRGHMKIIDRVRRRAGERGGTPIAMTFDPHPPRVVRPDKAPRLLMTTAQRLEALDRAGMHGVVVVRFTPELSRWEPDAFVQEVLVEWVRAVEVWVGANFLFGRDRTGNFTLLRALGMRYGFKAEKIDPVRYKEFVVSSTRIRRLIAEGRMDEAAALLGHHYFLDGTVVRGRSRGREIGFPTANLETANELLPPNGVYATAAKLAGDERLRAAVTNVGVRPTFGSSDAPTVETHIFDLDHELYGTAMRLYFVQRLRDERAFADLDALREQIDADVRHARRLFSRVSL; encoded by the coding sequence ATGGACCTCATCTACTTTCCCGATGGCCCGAGGCCGCACTGGCCCCAGCCGGTGCTGGCGCTGGGGAACTTCGACGGCCTGCATCGCGGCCACATGAAGATCATCGATCGCGTGCGCCGCCGGGCCGGCGAGCGCGGGGGCACGCCGATCGCGATGACCTTCGACCCGCATCCGCCGAGAGTGGTCCGCCCCGACAAGGCGCCGCGGCTCCTGATGACGACCGCGCAGCGGCTCGAGGCGCTGGATCGCGCGGGCATGCACGGCGTGGTCGTGGTGCGCTTCACGCCGGAGCTGTCCCGCTGGGAGCCGGACGCGTTCGTGCAGGAGGTGCTCGTGGAGTGGGTGCGCGCCGTCGAAGTCTGGGTGGGCGCGAACTTTCTCTTCGGGCGCGATCGCACCGGCAACTTCACGCTGTTGCGCGCGCTCGGCATGCGCTACGGCTTCAAGGCCGAGAAGATCGACCCGGTGCGCTACAAGGAATTCGTCGTCTCGAGCACGCGCATCCGCCGTCTGATCGCGGAAGGCCGGATGGACGAAGCGGCAGCGCTCCTCGGCCACCATTATTTCCTCGACGGAACCGTGGTCCGCGGGCGCTCGCGGGGACGCGAGATTGGGTTTCCCACCGCCAACCTGGAGACCGCCAACGAGCTGCTGCCGCCCAACGGCGTGTACGCCACGGCGGCGAAGCTGGCCGGCGACGAGCGGCTGCGCGCCGCGGTGACCAACGTGGGCGTGCGGCCCACCTTCGGCAGCTCGGACGCGCCGACCGTGGAGACCCACATCTTCGACCTGGATCACGAGTTGTACGGCACCGCGATGCGGCTGTACTTCGTGCAGCGCCTTCGCGACGAGCGCGCGTTTGCCGACCTCGACGCGCTGCGCGAGCAGATCGACGCCGATGTCCGGCACGCGCGGCGGCTGTTCAGCCGCGTTTCGCTATAG
- a CDS encoding XcyI family restriction endonuclease yields MAKASGPTITAPSAARQVRFHQLLVGARKTWLMDALSDALATVDPERLKTEILRFVPKDAQQILAASGIRDEHVFPLPAVLEAKPTLVGYYRLLLGSPQKTFYGSGTGMGPFKRMETAGIITKADLIPAFCEAMAVSLAELVRQVSPRIEGRDVAELPLLTFGSYLQGQNNTAIGKQATQDVFLVIADLVKPFIIERTETRLKVKNASKRIVTIALSSDPDVAITEAFGTKTSNKVAIEIKGGTDKSNAHNRAGEAEKSHQKAAGKGFKDFWTIIALKGLKEETLATESPTTNNWFDASHVLARKGAGWEDFKHRIAEAVGIPLGKA; encoded by the coding sequence GTGGCTAAGGCGAGCGGCCCCACTATCACCGCCCCGTCGGCGGCGCGGCAGGTGCGCTTCCACCAGTTGCTGGTCGGCGCGCGGAAGACGTGGCTCATGGACGCGCTGTCGGATGCCCTCGCGACCGTCGATCCCGAACGGCTGAAGACGGAAATCCTCCGCTTCGTGCCGAAGGACGCGCAGCAGATTCTGGCCGCGTCCGGCATCCGCGATGAACACGTGTTCCCGCTGCCGGCGGTGCTGGAAGCAAAGCCCACGCTGGTGGGGTACTACCGGCTTCTGTTGGGCTCCCCGCAGAAGACCTTCTACGGGTCTGGTACCGGCATGGGGCCGTTCAAGCGGATGGAAACCGCCGGCATCATCACGAAGGCGGACCTGATCCCGGCATTCTGCGAAGCGATGGCCGTCAGCTTGGCGGAGTTGGTGCGGCAGGTGTCGCCACGGATCGAAGGCCGAGATGTAGCCGAACTCCCGCTGTTGACGTTCGGCTCGTACTTGCAGGGACAGAACAACACGGCGATCGGCAAGCAGGCCACCCAGGACGTATTCCTCGTGATCGCGGACCTCGTGAAGCCGTTCATCATCGAGCGGACCGAAACGCGCCTGAAGGTGAAGAACGCATCGAAGCGGATCGTGACGATCGCGCTGAGCAGCGATCCCGATGTGGCCATCACCGAAGCCTTCGGCACGAAGACGAGCAACAAGGTCGCGATTGAGATTAAGGGCGGGACCGACAAGAGCAACGCGCACAACCGCGCCGGTGAAGCGGAGAAGTCACACCAGAAGGCGGCCGGCAAGGGCTTCAAGGACTTCTGGACGATCATCGCGCTGAAGGGGCTGAAGGAAGAAACGCTGGCCACCGAATCCCCAACGACGAACAACTGGTTCGATGCCTCGCACGTGCTCGCACGGAAGGGCGCGGGCTGGGAAGACTTCAAGCACCGCATCGCTGAGGCCGTGGGCATCCCGCTCGGCAAAGCCTGA
- a CDS encoding ABC transporter permease, producing the protein MTTAESYAQDLRIGLRVLGREWSFCALAVLVLAIGIAAVTTQFSIVNGVLLRGFSFPNADRLMNVNFIDPTSRTAFGVNGRILSSDFREFRFEQKSFERMASYLSGSTVNVTVNGSPRRYTGSYVTEDFLRILGVAPVMGRGFVAADNSPGAPKVALIGYGVWQRDFGGTADIVGTSTRINGAPATIVGVMPQGFAFPGNEELWIPLYTEFPVRGRNDPRENAPAVIGLIRPEVPIQQAEAEISGFAARFAKAYPDTSKAFNTGLVEPLIQAFTNGPLRGTLFTMLAFCVGVLLIACVNVMNMQFARAMLRARELAVRSSLGASRLRLVRQMLTESALVGAIGTVAGIGLAYLSLGWFTATLRGMENPPPAWMRFEIDRPVLAVTVAAMVLSALVSGLVPAWMASRMNAAAVLREGGRGQTGSRIGLITRGLVVFQIVVTCVLLIGSLLQLKSLLKQQTIDYGYDTQGMLSARMGLMDAEYPTPDSRRLFYDRLLRELRRAPEFEAVALTSRLRMVFSGNSPIEIEGQVYKDRRDRPRANFEQIAPGFLGVTGQKVVEGRDFTDDDLQSARPVALVNAAFAKKHFGNETAVGRRFRTGDGTAQFGPWRTVVGVVTTVRMLGPFNNPNVDESGYYTPFYSPPSGPLGDTLVGNQFGTVLVKPHAGQRAESLANALRREVRKVDPNLPLYFVATPKQNLDSTIAGPRIIAVMFSIFGLIAVVLAAAGIYGVMSFAVNRRTQEFGVRMALGAGHGQILGMVLRQGGRQVALGLALGLALAFALATVAQDAISRTLFDVSARDPLTYGAVFLLVTLVSLGALFVPGRRATRVDPMIALRAE; encoded by the coding sequence ATGACGACTGCCGAAAGCTACGCCCAGGATCTCCGCATCGGCTTGCGTGTGCTCGGCCGCGAGTGGTCGTTCTGCGCGCTCGCCGTGCTGGTGCTCGCCATCGGGATCGCCGCCGTCACCACCCAGTTCAGCATCGTCAACGGGGTGCTGCTGCGCGGCTTCTCGTTTCCCAACGCCGACCGGCTGATGAACGTGAACTTCATCGACCCGACCAGCCGGACCGCCTTCGGCGTGAACGGCCGGATCCTGTCGAGCGACTTCCGGGAGTTCCGGTTCGAGCAGAAGTCGTTCGAGCGGATGGCCTCGTACCTGAGCGGGTCGACGGTGAACGTCACCGTGAACGGCTCGCCGCGGCGGTACACCGGCTCGTACGTCACGGAAGATTTCCTCCGGATCCTCGGCGTGGCGCCCGTCATGGGGCGTGGCTTCGTCGCGGCCGACAACTCGCCCGGCGCGCCCAAGGTGGCGCTCATCGGCTACGGCGTGTGGCAGCGGGACTTCGGCGGGACTGCGGACATCGTCGGAACGTCGACCCGCATCAACGGCGCTCCCGCGACCATCGTCGGCGTCATGCCGCAGGGGTTCGCGTTCCCCGGCAACGAGGAGCTGTGGATTCCGCTCTACACCGAGTTCCCGGTGCGGGGCCGGAACGACCCGCGCGAGAACGCGCCGGCGGTGATCGGGCTGATCCGCCCCGAGGTCCCGATCCAGCAGGCCGAGGCGGAGATCTCCGGTTTCGCGGCCCGCTTCGCGAAGGCGTACCCCGACACGAGCAAGGCGTTCAACACCGGCCTGGTCGAGCCGTTGATCCAGGCGTTCACCAACGGCCCGCTGCGCGGAACGCTGTTCACCATGCTGGCCTTCTGCGTGGGCGTGCTGCTCATCGCCTGCGTGAACGTGATGAACATGCAGTTCGCGCGCGCCATGCTCCGCGCACGAGAGCTCGCCGTCCGGTCGTCGCTCGGCGCGTCGCGGCTGCGGCTCGTGCGGCAGATGCTCACCGAGAGCGCGCTCGTGGGTGCGATCGGGACCGTGGCCGGCATCGGGCTCGCGTACCTGTCGCTCGGGTGGTTCACCGCGACGCTTCGCGGCATGGAGAACCCGCCTCCGGCCTGGATGAGGTTCGAAATCGACAGGCCGGTGCTCGCAGTGACGGTCGCCGCAATGGTCCTGTCGGCGCTCGTCTCCGGGCTCGTCCCGGCGTGGATGGCCTCGCGCATGAACGCCGCCGCGGTGCTGCGCGAAGGGGGACGCGGCCAGACGGGGAGCCGCATCGGCCTGATCACGCGCGGGCTCGTGGTCTTCCAGATCGTTGTCACCTGCGTGCTCCTGATCGGATCGCTCCTCCAGCTCAAGTCGCTGCTCAAGCAGCAGACGATCGACTACGGCTACGACACCCAGGGGATGCTGTCCGCGCGCATGGGGCTGATGGACGCGGAGTATCCGACGCCGGACTCCCGCAGGCTGTTCTACGACCGCCTGCTCCGCGAGCTGCGGCGCGCGCCGGAATTCGAGGCGGTGGCGCTCACCTCCCGTCTGCGGATGGTGTTCTCCGGCAACTCGCCGATCGAAATCGAAGGCCAGGTGTACAAGGATCGGCGCGACCGCCCGCGCGCGAACTTCGAGCAGATCGCACCCGGTTTCCTGGGCGTGACGGGCCAGAAGGTCGTCGAGGGGCGCGACTTCACCGACGACGACCTCCAGTCCGCGCGCCCCGTGGCGCTCGTCAACGCCGCGTTCGCGAAGAAGCACTTCGGGAACGAGACCGCCGTGGGCCGGCGGTTCCGGACGGGCGACGGCACCGCGCAGTTCGGGCCGTGGCGGACGGTCGTCGGCGTGGTGACGACCGTCCGGATGCTCGGTCCGTTCAACAACCCCAACGTGGATGAATCCGGGTACTACACGCCGTTCTACTCGCCGCCGTCCGGGCCGCTCGGCGACACGCTGGTCGGCAACCAGTTCGGCACGGTCCTGGTGAAGCCGCACGCGGGGCAGCGCGCCGAGTCGCTGGCGAACGCGCTTCGCCGCGAGGTCCGCAAGGTGGATCCGAACCTGCCGCTGTACTTCGTGGCCACGCCGAAACAGAACCTCGACAGCACCATCGCGGGGCCGCGAATCATCGCCGTCATGTTCTCCATCTTCGGCCTCATCGCCGTTGTGCTCGCGGCCGCCGGGATTTACGGCGTGATGTCGTTTGCGGTCAATCGCCGCACGCAGGAGTTTGGCGTGCGCATGGCGCTCGGCGCGGGCCACGGCCAGATTCTGGGGATGGTGCTGAGGCAGGGAGGGCGGCAGGTGGCGCTCGGGCTCGCGCTCGGCCTCGCGCTGGCGTTCGCGCTCGCGACCGTGGCCCAGGACGCGATCTCGCGAACGCTCTTCGACGTCAGCGCGCGCGACCCGCTGACCTACGGCGCGGTGTTCCTCCTCGTCACCCTCGTCTCGCTCGGAGCGCTGTTCGTGCCGGGGCGTCGGGCGACGCGCGTCGACCCGATGATCGCGCTGCGCGCGGAGTAG
- the ggt gene encoding gamma-glutamyltransferase: MTAASKDKKLYGLNASGRAPAAATPDEFARRGLKTVPHRGELSVSVPGVVDGWATLLGRFGTLPFDRALQPAVAYARDGFGVSEIVACQWADEATVLARDAHAAATFLPDGRAPRPGEIFRNPKLAATLDTLAREGAASFYRGTIARQIAADMKRRSGLVAEADLAAHRSDWVDPVSTTYRGHDVFELPPNTQGITALEMLNIVEGFDLKALGHDSAEYLHVMAEAKRVAFADRDAYVADAAAVPADVLTMMLSKDYAARRRREIDMLHAAQAYEPGRVAGSARRRDAGERTIEAKGDTVYLTAADRDGNVVSLIQSLYESFGSGIVAGDTGIVLQNRGSLFSLGDGHPNLIAPGKRPFHTLVPAMVMKDGRPWLSFGVMGGDMQAQAHVQVLANLIDFGMNVQDAGEAPRFRHMTSGLALESAIPASVRAGLTSRGHRVIENPGGFGGYQAIMIDPRTGLMMGGSDPRKDGAAVGF; the protein is encoded by the coding sequence GTGACGGCGGCGTCGAAGGACAAGAAGCTCTACGGCCTGAACGCGAGCGGCCGCGCGCCGGCCGCCGCCACGCCGGACGAGTTCGCACGTCGCGGCCTGAAGACGGTTCCTCATCGCGGCGAGCTGTCCGTGTCGGTCCCAGGCGTGGTGGACGGCTGGGCGACGCTCCTCGGCCGCTTCGGGACGCTGCCGTTCGACCGCGCGCTGCAGCCGGCAGTCGCCTACGCGCGCGACGGCTTCGGCGTGTCCGAGATCGTCGCCTGCCAGTGGGCAGACGAGGCGACCGTCCTCGCGCGCGACGCGCACGCGGCGGCCACTTTCCTGCCCGACGGCCGCGCGCCCCGCCCCGGCGAGATCTTCCGCAACCCGAAGCTCGCGGCCACGCTCGACACGCTCGCCCGTGAAGGCGCCGCGAGCTTCTATCGCGGCACGATCGCGCGACAGATTGCCGCGGACATGAAGCGCCGCAGCGGGCTGGTCGCCGAAGCGGATCTCGCGGCGCATCGATCCGACTGGGTCGATCCGGTCTCCACGACGTATCGCGGCCACGACGTCTTCGAGCTGCCGCCCAACACGCAGGGCATCACCGCCCTCGAGATGCTCAACATCGTCGAAGGCTTCGACCTGAAGGCGCTCGGTCACGACTCGGCCGAATACCTGCACGTGATGGCGGAAGCCAAACGCGTCGCGTTCGCGGATCGCGACGCGTACGTCGCAGACGCCGCCGCCGTACCGGCCGACGTCCTCACGATGATGCTGTCAAAGGACTACGCCGCCCGGCGACGCCGCGAGATCGACATGTTGCACGCCGCACAGGCGTACGAGCCGGGCCGGGTCGCCGGCAGCGCGCGGCGCCGCGACGCCGGCGAGCGCACGATCGAAGCGAAGGGAGACACGGTCTACCTGACGGCCGCCGATCGCGACGGCAACGTCGTCTCGCTGATCCAATCCCTCTACGAAAGCTTCGGCTCCGGCATCGTCGCGGGAGACACCGGCATCGTCCTGCAGAACCGCGGGAGCCTGTTCTCGCTCGGCGACGGGCATCCGAACCTCATCGCCCCCGGCAAGCGGCCGTTTCACACGCTGGTGCCCGCGATGGTGATGAAGGACGGCCGCCCCTGGCTCTCGTTCGGCGTCATGGGGGGCGACATGCAGGCGCAGGCGCACGTCCAGGTGCTCGCGAACCTGATCGACTTCGGCATGAACGTGCAGGACGCCGGCGAAGCGCCGCGCTTCCGGCACATGACGAGCGGCCTGGCACTCGAATCGGCAATCCCCGCGAGCGTGCGCGCTGGACTGACGTCCCGCGGCCACCGCGTGATCGAGAATCCGGGCGGCTTCGGCGGTTACCAGGCGATCATGATCGACCCGCGCACGGGCCTGATGATGGGCGGATCGGATCCGAGGAAGGACGGGGCGGCGGTGGGGTTCTAA
- a CDS encoding acetyl ornithine aminotransferase family protein, producing MNGPEIKTSLPGPKAKALIDRDQKRVSTSYTRSYPFVMARGEGAIVEDVDGNRFLDCAAGIAVNSTGHSHPEVVRAIVEQAQKFLHMSGTDFYYEPQVRLAEQIAEIVPIKGEVRSFFSNSGTEATEAAIKLARYATKRQNLIAFFGSFHGRSLGSLALTASKVVQRKGMGPLMPGVYHAPYADCYRCPVGASPDTCAAECVNWIEDQLFLHLVSPDEVAALIVEPIQGEGGYVVPPKQFHERLRSLTRQHGILLVADEVQSGMGRTGKMFACEHFDLEPDVVNIAKGIASGMPLGITAARASIMDWPPGTHASTFGGNPVSCAAALATVKLLREQVVRNAETVGSHLIERLRGLMDKHPLVGDVRGKGLMVGVELVRDRKTKERATTERDAVIEAMFARGVLILGAGPNAVRFAPPLVLSKEQADIAVKVFDEALADVEKRGGVRRVETSRAGA from the coding sequence ATGAATGGACCGGAAATAAAAACATCCCTCCCAGGCCCCAAGGCCAAGGCGCTCATCGATCGCGACCAGAAACGCGTGTCGACGTCCTATACCCGCTCGTATCCGTTCGTCATGGCACGCGGCGAAGGCGCGATCGTCGAGGACGTGGACGGCAACCGGTTCCTGGATTGCGCCGCCGGGATCGCCGTCAACTCCACCGGCCACTCGCATCCGGAGGTGGTCCGCGCCATCGTCGAGCAGGCGCAGAAGTTCCTGCACATGTCGGGGACGGACTTCTACTACGAGCCGCAGGTGCGCCTCGCCGAGCAGATCGCGGAGATCGTACCTATCAAGGGAGAAGTGCGATCGTTCTTCTCGAATTCCGGCACCGAGGCCACCGAGGCGGCGATCAAGCTCGCGCGCTACGCGACCAAGCGGCAGAACCTCATCGCGTTCTTCGGCTCGTTCCACGGCCGGTCGCTCGGGTCGCTGGCGCTGACGGCCAGCAAGGTCGTGCAGCGCAAGGGCATGGGCCCGCTGATGCCCGGCGTGTACCACGCCCCGTACGCCGATTGCTATCGCTGCCCGGTGGGCGCGTCGCCCGACACCTGCGCGGCCGAATGCGTCAACTGGATCGAAGACCAGCTGTTCCTGCACCTCGTCTCGCCGGACGAGGTCGCGGCGCTCATCGTCGAGCCGATCCAGGGAGAGGGAGGCTACGTCGTGCCGCCGAAGCAGTTCCACGAGCGGCTGCGCAGCCTCACGCGGCAGCACGGCATCCTGCTCGTCGCCGACGAGGTGCAGTCCGGCATGGGGCGCACCGGAAAAATGTTTGCGTGCGAGCACTTCGACCTCGAGCCGGACGTGGTGAACATCGCGAAGGGAATCGCCTCCGGCATGCCGCTCGGCATCACCGCGGCGCGCGCGAGCATCATGGACTGGCCGCCCGGCACGCATGCGAGCACGTTCGGGGGGAACCCGGTTTCCTGCGCCGCGGCGCTCGCCACCGTGAAGCTCCTGCGCGAGCAGGTGGTGAGGAACGCCGAGACGGTTGGCAGCCACCTGATCGAGCGGCTGCGCGGCCTCATGGACAAGCACCCGCTTGTCGGCGACGTGCGCGGCAAAGGCCTGATGGTCGGCGTCGAATTGGTCCGCGACCGCAAGACGAAGGAGCGCGCCACGACCGAACGCGACGCCGTCATCGAGGCGATGTTTGCGCGAGGCGTGCTGATCCTGGGCGCGGGCCCGAACGCGGTGCGGTTCGCGCCGCCTCTCGTGCTCTCGAAGGAGCAGGCCGACATCGCCGTGAAGGTCTTCGACGAGGCGCTGGCCGATGTCGAAAAGCGCGGCGGCGTCCGCCGCGTGGAGACCTCGCGCGCCGGCGCGTAA
- a CDS encoding DUF4926 domain-containing protein: MHTTPHLLDVVALLTDVPEHGLLRGQVGTVVELLDGAYEVEFSDDEGKTYAELALQSDQLLILHHRPLRAA, from the coding sequence ATGCACACCACACCACACTTGCTAGATGTCGTCGCGCTCCTCACAGACGTCCCCGAGCACGGCCTTCTGCGCGGCCAGGTCGGCACCGTCGTCGAACTCCTGGACGGCGCCTATGAAGTCGAGTTCTCCGATGACGAGGGCAAGACGTACGCGGAGCTGGCACTTCAGTCCGACCAACTCCTGATCCTTCACCACCGCCCGCTGCGCGCAGCATAG
- a CDS encoding YraN family protein translates to MPGPDSRQTTGRRGESAARTELERRGYAILATGFRTKCGEIDLVARDGATLVFVEVRTRRGGRCGTAAESVTRRKQLQVARMARAYLATEGGGDGPCRFDVVAIDYDGACSEPRIVVYQAAFDAP, encoded by the coding sequence ATGCCCGGCCCGGATTCCCGCCAGACCACCGGCCGGCGGGGAGAAAGCGCCGCCCGCACGGAACTCGAGCGACGCGGGTACGCAATCCTCGCCACCGGGTTCCGCACGAAATGTGGCGAAATCGATCTCGTCGCCCGTGACGGCGCCACGCTGGTGTTCGTCGAGGTCCGGACGCGCCGGGGCGGCCGGTGCGGCACGGCGGCCGAGTCGGTCACCCGCCGCAAGCAGCTTCAGGTCGCGCGCATGGCACGCGCGTACCTCGCCACGGAGGGAGGGGGCGACGGTCCCTGCCGCTTCGACGTGGTCGCGATCGATTACGACGGTGCGTGCAGCGAGCCGCGCATCGTCGTCTACCAGGCGGCCTTCGACGCCCCCTGA
- a CDS encoding type II toxin-antitoxin system Phd/YefM family antitoxin: MKSIDVTEAEARLDEVLEEAQRQRIVVRREGADCAIVLSMRAYERLRAGPIRAFLALRNDIAREASEAGLTEEAIDSLLSDD, from the coding sequence ATGAAGTCCATCGACGTGACCGAAGCCGAAGCACGTTTAGACGAAGTCCTCGAAGAGGCGCAGCGTCAGCGCATCGTGGTTCGCCGAGAGGGCGCCGACTGTGCGATCGTGCTGTCGATGCGAGCGTACGAACGTCTTCGAGCAGGCCCAATCCGAGCATTTCTCGCACTCCGGAACGACATCGCCCGCGAAGCGAGCGAGGCCGGGTTGACCGAGGAAGCGATTGACTCCCTGTTGAGCGACGACTAG
- a CDS encoding DNA-binding protein: MARRHEDWNIGLAESLRDPEFAREFLLGAIDEGVPLQVALAKVIRAMGVKEFAAKVGMASPNLLRTLHPRHNPTQDTLNRLLKPFRLKLSLAPISERPKRRRAA, encoded by the coding sequence ATGGCAAGGAGACATGAAGACTGGAATATCGGGTTGGCGGAGAGTCTTCGCGATCCGGAGTTCGCTCGAGAATTCCTGCTCGGAGCGATCGACGAAGGCGTTCCGCTTCAGGTGGCGCTTGCCAAAGTCATTCGAGCGATGGGCGTGAAAGAGTTCGCGGCGAAGGTTGGAATGGCGAGCCCGAATCTTCTGCGGACACTGCATCCCCGCCACAATCCTACTCAGGACACTCTGAATCGGCTTCTGAAGCCGTTTCGGCTCAAGCTAAGCCTCGCGCCGATCTCGGAACGACCGAAGCGCCGGCGCGCGGCGTAG
- a CDS encoding helix-turn-helix domain-containing protein, with protein sequence MAAHTVQTPSPRLLRLPAVAAELGCSLDTLDRLIRRGQMPVVRMPSGRRRIAREDLDAVIARWREESR encoded by the coding sequence ATGGCTGCACACACCGTACAAACCCCGTCACCACGCCTGCTTCGGCTGCCGGCTGTTGCCGCCGAATTGGGCTGCTCCCTCGACACCCTCGACCGGCTGATCCGGCGCGGGCAGATGCCGGTTGTCCGGATGCCGTCCGGCCGGCGCCGCATCGCGCGGGAAGACTTGGACGCCGTGATTGCACGCTGGCGAGAGGAGAGCCGGTAA
- a CDS encoding cysteine--tRNA ligase, with amino-acid sequence MRLYNTLTRREDTFAPSQGNTVRMYTCGLTVYARGHIGNFRTFVCVDVLRRALRHVEGFEIRQVMNFTDVDDRTIIESQKAGMPLREYTEQWIAAFREDAATLGLEEAEATPRATDAENLQWMGKVVKALEERGHTYESDGSIYFKISTLPDYGKLARLDHAGIKSGARVDTDKYEKEDARDFVLWKASKPGEPTWDVGLPPGRPGWHLECSAMALRLLGEPPIDIHTGGVDLIFPHHENEIAQSEGATGKPFVRFWVHTEHLILDEGEKMSKSLGNVFTVRDVLEQGYRASALRYLLLSVHYRKQLRFSWTSLQQAEEAVRRLTDFLLRLDAVPGGGPHPETAARVEDASRAFAEMIRDDLNTAGALGVVFELVRTLNAAIDGGEVGRADVPAIRDAFDRFDRVLGIVAVRRREEEQPPVPVQEIERLTQARREARRNRDFAAADRIRAELDARGIVLEDTAAGTRWKRK; translated from the coding sequence ATGCGCCTGTACAACACCCTCACCCGTCGCGAGGACACCTTCGCCCCGTCGCAGGGGAACACGGTCCGCATGTACACGTGCGGCCTGACGGTGTACGCACGCGGCCACATCGGCAACTTCCGGACGTTCGTGTGCGTCGATGTGCTGCGGCGCGCCCTCCGCCACGTTGAAGGCTTCGAGATCCGCCAGGTGATGAACTTCACGGACGTGGACGACCGCACGATCATCGAATCCCAGAAGGCCGGCATGCCGCTGCGGGAGTACACGGAGCAGTGGATCGCGGCGTTCCGGGAGGACGCCGCCACGCTCGGCCTGGAAGAGGCCGAAGCCACCCCGCGCGCGACCGACGCCGAGAACCTCCAGTGGATGGGGAAGGTGGTCAAGGCGCTCGAGGAACGCGGCCACACCTACGAGAGCGACGGGTCGATCTACTTCAAGATTTCCACGCTGCCCGACTACGGCAAGCTCGCGCGGCTGGATCATGCCGGGATCAAGTCGGGCGCGCGCGTGGACACCGACAAGTACGAGAAGGAAGACGCCCGCGACTTCGTCCTGTGGAAAGCGTCCAAGCCGGGCGAGCCCACGTGGGACGTGGGGCTGCCGCCCGGGCGTCCCGGCTGGCACCTCGAGTGCTCCGCGATGGCCCTGCGACTGCTGGGCGAGCCGCCCATCGATATCCACACGGGCGGCGTCGACCTCATCTTCCCTCATCACGAGAACGAGATCGCGCAGAGCGAAGGGGCGACGGGCAAGCCGTTCGTGCGTTTCTGGGTGCACACCGAACATCTGATCCTCGACGAAGGGGAGAAGATGTCGAAGTCGCTCGGGAACGTGTTCACCGTGCGCGACGTCCTCGAGCAGGGGTACCGCGCCTCGGCGCTGCGCTACCTGCTGCTCTCGGTCCATTACCGCAAGCAGCTGCGGTTCTCGTGGACCAGCCTCCAGCAGGCCGAAGAGGCCGTGCGGCGCCTGACGGATTTCCTGTTGCGGCTCGACGCCGTGCCCGGCGGCGGCCCGCATCCGGAAACGGCCGCGCGCGTGGAGGACGCGTCGAGAGCCTTCGCCGAGATGATCCGCGACGATCTGAACACCGCCGGCGCCCTCGGCGTCGTCTTCGAGCTGGTGCGGACGCTCAACGCCGCCATTGACGGTGGCGAGGTGGGGCGCGCCGACGTTCCGGCGATCCGCGACGCGTTCGACCGCTTCGATCGCGTCCTCGGCATCGTGGCGGTCAGGCGGCGCGAGGAAGAGCAGCCGCCGGTGCCAGTCCAGGAAATCGAGCGGCTGACCCAGGCCCGCAGGGAAGCGCGGCGAAACCGCGACTTCGCCGCGGCCGACCGCATTCGCGCCGAGCTCGATGCCAGGGGCATCGTGCTCGAAGACACCGCCGCGGGCACGCGGTGGAAAAGAAAATAA